A portion of the Vibrio coralliirubri genome contains these proteins:
- the yfbV gene encoding terminus macrodomain insulation protein YfbV, with amino-acid sequence MSNRVGLASSLKDGQKYMDLWPVRKELNAIFPEQRIIKATRFGVKVMPAIAAISVLTQMVFNNYQAMPQAVVMALFAISLPLQGMWWLGNRSNTQLPPALVSWYRELHEKITETGFALEPMKPRPRYKELAIILNRAFRQLDKSSMERWF; translated from the coding sequence ATGAGCAATAGAGTTGGTTTAGCTAGTAGTTTAAAAGATGGCCAAAAGTACATGGATCTCTGGCCCGTCCGAAAAGAGTTAAACGCGATCTTCCCAGAACAGCGCATTATTAAAGCGACCCGTTTTGGCGTGAAAGTGATGCCTGCGATTGCCGCTATCAGTGTTCTTACACAAATGGTCTTTAATAATTACCAAGCGATGCCACAGGCTGTGGTTATGGCTTTGTTTGCGATCAGCTTGCCGCTTCAAGGTATGTGGTGGTTGGGCAATCGCTCAAATACACAACTTCCGCCGGCGCTAGTATCGTGGTACCGCGAACTGCATGAAAAGATCACTGAAACGGGTTTTGCGTTAGAGCCTATGAAGCCGCGCCCTCGCTATAAAGAATTGGCAATCATTTTAAATCGTGCCTTTCGTCAGTTAGATAAATCCTCAATGGAGCGTTGGTTCTAA
- a CDS encoding acetate kinase, giving the protein MSKLVLVLNCGSSSLKFAVVDAETGAEHLTGLAECLGLPEARMKWKLDGKHEAQLGAGAAHVEALSFMVETILASKPELKANLGAIGHRIVHGGEQFTSSALITDEVLKGIQDAATFAPLHNPAHLIGIEAAQQNFPGLQNVAVFDTAFHQTMPSESYLYALPYNLYKEHGIRRYGMHGTSHLFITREVAGLLNKPVEEVNIINCHLGNGASVCAIKNGQSVDTSMGLTPLEGLVMGTRCGDLDPAIIFHLHDALGYSVEEINNMLTKESGLAGLTEVTSDCRFVEDNYGEKEEATRAMDVFCHRLAKYVAGYTATLEGRLDAITFTGGIGENSGPIREMVLNRLGIFGIEVDGEANLKARFGGEGTITTANSRIPAMVISTNEELVIAEDTAKLAGL; this is encoded by the coding sequence ATGTCTAAGCTAGTTTTAGTTTTAAACTGTGGTAGTTCTTCTCTTAAATTCGCTGTTGTTGATGCAGAAACAGGTGCAGAGCACCTAACTGGTCTTGCTGAGTGTCTAGGTCTTCCAGAAGCTCGTATGAAGTGGAAACTTGATGGCAAGCATGAAGCACAACTAGGCGCGGGCGCAGCTCACGTAGAAGCACTATCTTTCATGGTAGAAACTATTCTTGCTTCTAAGCCTGAGCTTAAAGCTAACCTTGGCGCTATCGGTCACCGTATCGTACACGGTGGCGAGCAGTTCACTTCTTCTGCACTTATCACTGATGAAGTTCTTAAGGGTATTCAAGACGCTGCGACTTTCGCACCTCTTCACAACCCAGCTCACCTTATCGGTATCGAAGCGGCTCAACAGAACTTCCCTGGTCTACAAAACGTTGCTGTATTTGACACTGCGTTCCACCAAACAATGCCTTCTGAGTCTTACCTATACGCTCTACCGTACAACCTGTACAAAGAGCACGGCATCCGTCGTTACGGCATGCACGGTACTTCTCACCTATTCATCACTCGTGAAGTTGCAGGCCTACTAAACAAGCCAGTTGAAGAAGTTAACATCATCAACTGTCACCTAGGTAACGGCGCTTCTGTTTGTGCAATCAAGAACGGTCAATCTGTAGATACTTCTATGGGTCTTACTCCTCTTGAAGGTCTTGTAATGGGTACTCGTTGTGGTGACCTAGATCCTGCGATCATCTTCCACCTACATGACGCTCTTGGTTACTCTGTTGAAGAAATCAACAACATGCTAACTAAAGAGTCTGGTCTTGCAGGTCTAACTGAAGTGACTTCTGACTGTCGTTTCGTTGAAGACAACTACGGTGAGAAAGAAGAAGCAACTCGTGCAATGGACGTGTTCTGTCACCGTCTAGCTAAGTACGTAGCTGGTTACACTGCAACTCTAGAAGGTCGTCTAGACGCAATCACTTTCACTGGCGGCATCGGCGAGAACTCAGGCCCAATCCGTGAAATGGTTCTTAACCGCCTAGGCATCTTCGGCATCGAAGTTGACGGTGAAGCTAACCTTAAAGCTCGTTTCGGCGGCGAAGGTACTATCACTACAGCTAACAGCCGTATCCCTGCAATGGTTATCTCTACTAACGAAGAGCTAGTAATTGCTGAAGACACTGCGAAACTAGCAGGTCTTTAA